CGCCGTGGTAAGCGATGTGACCCGGATGAGTGGTCGGCAGCTGGGCGTTGAGCTGTCGGGCGATGCGCAACACGGCGAGTTCGTGGCGCTTCGCCGGCGACATCGTCATGACGATCTGGCCGTCGGCGATCTCGATCTTCCCCATCCCCGGCACCTTCGGCAGCTGATCCGCGATCTCCAGGAGCCGGGCGTACACAGCAGGATCGCTGCTCATGTCCCTGAGTGTGTCGGCGGCGGTTGTCAAGCGTCCGCGATCGCTCGCCGGGTGGTATGGGCCCGGTGGGTGGCGTAGAGCGTCACGCCGGCGGCGAGGGTCATGGCGGTGAGGCCGACGGTGGCGGCGCCGGGCCAGCCGGTGGCGTGGTAGGCGTCGGCGCCGAGGGTGCCGCCCAGGCTGTTGCCGAGGTAGTAGGCGATCAGGTAGAGGGCGGAGGCCTGGGCGCGGCCCTCGGTGGCGGTGCGGCCGACCGCGGAGGAGGCGGTGGCGTGGCCGGCGAAGAAGCCGGCGGTGATCAGGACCAGGCCGAGCAGGGCGCAGGCCAGGGAGTCGGCGAGGGAGAGCAGCAGGCCGGTGGCGGTGACGCCGATGGCGGCGTAGAGGGCGCCGCGGCGGCCGAGGCGGACGGAGAGGCGGCCGGCCGCGGCCGAGGTGCCGGTGCCGACCAGGTAGACCACGAAGATCGAGGCGGCGACCGACTCCGGCAGGTGGAACGGCGCGGCGATCAGCCGGTAGCCGACGGTGTTGTAGACCGCGCCGAACACGGCCATGAACAGCATCCCCAGCGCGTACAGCCGCAGCAGCAGCGGGTTGCGCAGGTGCCCGCCGACGGTGCGGGCGAGGGCGCGGGCGTCCACCGGGGCCGGGGTGAAGTGCCGAGCGGCGGGGATCAGCAGCCGGAACGCGAGCGTGGCGAGCAGGGCGAGGGCGGCGGAGGCGGCGAGGCCCCAGCGCCAGCCGAGGCCGGCGGCGGTCCAGCCGGAGAGCAGTCGCCCGCCCATGCCGCCGATGCTGTTGCCGGCCACGTACAGGCCCATCGCGGAGGCCAGGGCGCTGGGGTGGACCTCCTCGGCGAGGTAGGCCATGGCGGTGGCGGGGAGCCCGGCGAGGGCGGCGCCCTGGAGGACGCGCAGCACGACGAGGGTGGTGAGGTCGGGCGCGAAGGGCAGGGCGAGGGCGAGGACGGAGGCGGCGAGGGTGGAGGCCGTCATCACCGGGGTGCGGCCGTACCGGTCGGACAGGGCGCTGGCGGGGAGCAGGCCGAGGGCGAGTCCGAGGGTGGCGGCGGAGGCCGTCCAGCTGGCTTGGCCAGGGGTGAGGTCGAGGTCGGCCGAGAGGACCGGCAGCAGGCCCTGGGTGGAGTAGAGCAAGACGAAGGTCGCGATCCCGGCGGCGAAGAGGGCGAGGTTGGCGCGGCGGAAGGCGCGCTGGCCGGGGCGGTGGCGGTCGTCCGCGGTGGGGGCGGCGGCGGGGGCGGTGGTCGGGGCATCCGGGGCGGTCACGGATGCCCTGGTATCGGCGGGCTGCATGTCGTCGACGGTAGGCCCGTCCTGGTTGATGCGTCCAATGCATGAAGCGTGGATGATCGATGCACT
The genomic region above belongs to Streptomyces sp. 1331.2 and contains:
- a CDS encoding MFS transporter, with translation MQPADTRASVTAPDAPTTAPAAAPTADDRHRPGQRAFRRANLALFAAGIATFVLLYSTQGLLPVLSADLDLTPGQASWTASAATLGLALGLLPASALSDRYGRTPVMTASTLAASVLALALPFAPDLTTLVVLRVLQGAALAGLPATAMAYLAEEVHPSALASAMGLYVAGNSIGGMGGRLLSGWTAAGLGWRWGLAASAALALLATLAFRLLIPAARHFTPAPVDARALARTVGGHLRNPLLLRLYALGMLFMAVFGAVYNTVGYRLIAAPFHLPESVAASIFVVYLVGTGTSAAAGRLSVRLGRRGALYAAIGVTATGLLLSLADSLACALLGLVLITAGFFAGHATASSAVGRTATEGRAQASALYLIAYYLGNSLGGTLGADAYHATGWPGAATVGLTAMTLAAGVTLYATHRAHTTRRAIADA